The Scylla paramamosain isolate STU-SP2022 chromosome 27, ASM3559412v1, whole genome shotgun sequence genome contains the following window.
ggtgtgtgtgtgtagagggagTATACAGACCGAAGAGCAGGTTGTGTCGTGTTTTAGcccgggacacacacacacacacacacacacacacagacacacacgttcAGCATGTCTCGGTAGTCACTCAAACACgccgagacgagagagagagagagagagagagagagagagagagagaggagagagagagagagagagagagagagatgagagagagagagagagagagaggagagagagagagagagagagctagtttGTTGTGAATGAACAGGTCGTTTGAattgaagtttcttttctgcaAAGAGAAAGTAATCTCCttaatctccttctcctcttccttctgctcctcgtcgtcgtcgtcgtcgctcctcctcctcctcctcctcctcctcctcctcctcgttatctGTCATCAAAGTAAAAGACACCCATTCTCCCCATTAACCCATAGTAAACTCCCATCCCACTCCCATCCTATTTCCCACCCAATAATATGCACCGTAagtcacctctttctcctcttcctcttcctttcttctctccccgtctctccctcactctgaaGTCATCCGCAGGTTACAAACACGGGAGCAACCAACCGATTGacacagcaaacacacacacacacacacacacacacacacatacacacacacacacacatacacaccagtAATTTCAGCCTCgaatgtaagtaaataaatcttCGCCACAATTTTatacctaaagaaaaaaaaaaaaaagaatggaatttGCATGATTTCtgctacaactctctctctctctctctctctctctctctctctctctctctcatctctctctctctctctctctctctctctctctctctctccagcagtgTTAATAAGTACGTACGTCTTTTACGTCAATGATGGGCGTAAGTGGCGGAGGTTGAGGGGAGTTTAAggggatgagaagagagagagagagggagagagggagagagagagggagagggagataagaggtGAGGGGTTGGTGGGGGGGACGTGAGAACCTTCCCACAACCCATGAGCTCCGTGGCCGataccctctcccctccccactcctcccctttcctcttcctcccctcactaccctcttcctcttcctcctcctcctcctcctcctcctcctgccagacGTCATTCTTGCCTCACCTCCCTCGCTTTCTTTTCCACCACAGTCACCTGCCCTCAtgctcccccccccacccctctctctctctctctctctctctctctctctctctctctctctctcttcttttttcttctttcttcacctgtttctttattgcgtaacatgaactgcagagagagagagagagagagagagagagagagagagagagagagagagagagagagagagagagagagagagagagagagagagaattatgactggcggtgaaggtaaaaaaaaagtcgataTTCAGATATTAAAAATCGCTTACATGGATTTAATTTCGTGACCTCagttcgttattttatttttatttcttttttagagGCGACAGATTATGAAGATTCTGACTTATTACTAAAACAGACTTACGTGTATATTGTGAGCGCGGTGCTGGACTTACAAAGCTATTATAATGTAATGccatgaatgatgatgatgatgatgatgattgatgatgatgatgatggtgatggtgataataatacacGACAGAAACTTAAAtatttgacttttcttttaaatttgtacacaataaaggaaacaaacagtgaaataaataaactcataagtaaataaagtacataaataatgataacactattacttctacaaaaacaataacaacaacaactactactattacaactactacttctactactacgactactactacgactagtgctactactaatactaccactactattaatactaccaccaccattactactactactactactactactactgttactaacaccactactaccaccactactgacaataataataacggctCAACACAGGATAAAGattcaatgaggaaaaaaaaaaaagaaaatagtttacTTTATCTAGTGAATTAGATTAAATACGAGAATTATGTAACCTTATTCTGAGTCCAGGGCAGAGGTGAAGTCTTGGtcatgggaaagaaaacgggacatGGGGAGATGTAGGGGGTACTGGGtgttggaagaggagagaggaagggaggtaggggaCAGGGGGATGGGGATGTGGGGGGGTGAGGAAAAGACTGTGGTGCTCAGCTGATGTACACGTGTGGGTagggggggagaggggcaggCCTGACAGGAGGAATGTTGCTGCCAATACAGTTTCCCACCGCGGAGAATACCACGTCATtgctgtggttgtgtgtgtgtgtgtgtgtgtgtgtgtgtgtgtgtgtgtgtggtgtgtgtgtgtgcccaccGGTCATCTTGTTTATTGTGTCTTCCATTATTCAAGTTACGtgtagaataaagaaataagatgaGCATCACTCGCCGTTATATCACATTCAACAATAATAGGCATGTGTTTGCATCATCTCGCCCTGACCGATGCTCTCCCCCCGCAGCCCGCCCGTCACAGCAAGCTGGAGAAGGCGGACATCCTGGAGATGACCGTGAAGCACCTGCAGGCGGTGCAGCGGCAGCAGCTAGCTTTGGCTGTGGCCCACGACCCCGCCGTCCTCACTAAGTTTCGCAGCGGCTTCACGGAGTGCGCCCAGGAGGTCACAAGGTGAGAGGTCGGGTCAGGGCTGGGTGAGGAACGTTTCCTTGGCGTGTTGAACTCTTTCATTATTAGAAATAGTTAAGCCACACTGAGTGATCTAGGAGGCTGTGAGCTGCTCCCATTGCTAACTGTGCGGTGTGTGCGGCAGGTACGTGTCGAGGATCGAGGTGGAAGGAGGCGTGCGGCAGCGGCTGCTGCAGCACCTGGGCCAGTGTGTGTCTGGACTATCCACCATGACGCCCATGTCCTTCACGGCCATGGCGGGGCTGCCCATGCCTCTCACCCACCTCCAGGGCGGCGCTCTTCCCACCagggcctcctcctcccctgcagcAGAGGCCTGGTGATGTCAACAACAACCAGGCCAGGCTGCTGCACGGCCTTGTTGCTGCCAGGCTTGCAGCTGCCGGAGATGCTGCAGGTGCAGCACTCCTCCTCCATGGTGGCCTGTCCCTCCTTGCCCAtgcctccccccaccctccacctcccacCTCGCAGCCTGGCGCGCCGCCCCCTCAAGGAACAAATACGGTTTCCTCGCCTCAGCCTTCCCAGGTGCTGCAGCCCGCCGCTGTGAAGGTCAACGATGGGGCGTCTTCCTCGGGCGAGAGACCTCCACGTCCATCTGCCTTCACTGCTGGTGAGGCGAGCGGGATCTCCTCCACGGGCGCCGCTGGAGGTATACACTCGCCCTCAAGACTCCGCCAGCTCCGGCACCACGCAGAAGGTTTTGGCGCCCACGGCCAGGCGGTACATTGGGCTGCCGGAGCCACACGCAGAGACAGTGGTGCGTGCTCAGGTCGCGGTCCAGCCCGTCAATTTGGCCTTGTCTGCGCCGCGAGACACAGACGCACGGGCACCACTGGACTTCTCCTTTAGAAAACCTCCGTTAAACAGACTAGTCCCGCCCCACTCCACCGCCCCCGCACAGCCCCAGCACACAGGAACCGCGCCGCCCCAGCACACCACGCCCTCCCAGACCGCCACACACAAGGACGTGCCCCACCTCCCGTCTCCTAAGTATGTCCCCGCCCTGGCCCTCTGCACGTCATTCCGCCAGAGTCAGACCGAGGGAAGTTCGCAACAAAAGCCagacatcatcaccatcaaacGACCGCTGGAGGAGCAAGACACAACCTGCACCAGACCCTCAAAGATAGCCAAGACTGACTACTCCCCCCTCCCCTGGCCCTCCGccactcagcctgcacctcacACCCCCCAGTCAGCCCACAGACGCCTCgcacacctcccctccccctgcaTGCTTCCCCGCCCTCCCAGAGAACACCCCCGTCGCATCTTAcgcctccctcccacaccaccCCGCCCTCCCACATGGGTTCCTCGCTCCCACTCACACCACCTTcacacaccactccctccaTGCACCTTACGCCGCCCTCCACCACCTCGCCGCAGTCCCAGGTATCATCAGGTGTGTCCCCGGGGTCCCACGCCTCCCCGGGACCCTCGCCGACGAGCCAAACGACTCCCAGGAAAGTCAAGTCCGAGGGAAGTCCTTCTCCAGACAGACCTTCGACCTCAGCCACGCAGGAGGACAAGGACATGTGGAGGCCCTGGTGAGgggcgggacacacacacacacacacacacacacacacacacacacacacacacacacacacacagaaaagcgtgcaagcgcagagagagagagagagagggagaggagagagaggagagaagagagagagagagagagagagagagaggagagagagagagagagagagag
Protein-coding sequences here:
- the LOC135114236 gene encoding protein deadpan-like gives rise to the protein MLSVMSMMEGGHLHEEEEEEEEEDPHLEEEEHGHDGLQLSKAELRKSNKPIMEKRRRARINTCLNELKTLILDAMRKDPARHSKLEKADILEMTVKHLQAVQRQQLALAVAHDPAVLTKFRSGFTECAQEVTRYVSRIEVEGGVRQRLLQHLGQCVSGLSTMTPMSFTAMAGLPMPLTHLQGGALPTRASSSPAAEAW
- the LOC135114410 gene encoding mucin-2-like; this translates as MGRLPRARDLHVHLPSLLVRRAGSPPRAPLEVYTRPQDSASSGTTQKVLAPTARRYIGLPEPHAETVVRAQVAVQPVNLALSAPRDTDARAPLDFSFRKPPLNRLVPPHSTAPAQPQHTGTAPPQHTTPSQTATHKDVPHLPSPKYVPALALCTSFRQSQTEGSSQQKPDIITIKRPLEEQDTTCTRPSKIAKTDYSPLPWPSATQPAPHTPQTPPSHLTPPSHTTPPSHMGSSLPLTPPSHTTPSMHLTPPSTTSPQSQVSSGVSPGSHASPGPSPTSQTTPRKVKSEGSPSPDRPSTSATQEDKDMWRPWIAAPSVNGHNTAQRNSTTRRSITPFKVPEVFKRQ